The following proteins are encoded in a genomic region of Papaver somniferum cultivar HN1 unplaced genomic scaffold, ASM357369v1 unplaced-scaffold_10, whole genome shotgun sequence:
- the LOC113326149 gene encoding embryo-specific protein ATS3A-like — MMVRNQTSIFSFWVLFALVICGSSLAQEDHLSTESTMKENCSYTVIIQTTCAHGAETSNNVSIRFGDIKSNDIVVKHLNSKHMRQVDPLQPDVYDEKLKKPFQMCTIDEFRVTGPCVKSPVCYLYLKSMGDDKWRPGLAQVRVSGASHLSSTEFYFRRYLPQHVWHGKDRCDKEVTPFGIKRKRKFFPRP; from the exons ATGATGGTGAGGAACCAAACATCCATTTTTTCCTTCTGGGTTCTTTTTGCTCTTGTCATTTGTGGATCATCACTAGCGCAAGAAGATCATCTTTCAACAGAGTCAACAATGAAG GAGAACTGCAGCTACACAGTTATTATACAAACAACATGTGCACATGGGGCTGAAACATCCAACAATGTGAGCATTAGATTTGGAGATATAAAATCAAATGACATTGTGGTGAAACATTTGAACTCCAAACACATGAGACAGGTTGATCCGTTACAACCTGATGTTTATGACGAGAAACTAAAAAAACCATTCCAAATGTGCACTATAGATGAATTTCGAGTTACGGGTCCCTGTGTTAAATCACCGGTTTGTTACCTATATCTTAAATCTATGGGAGACGATAAATGGCGACCAGGTTTAGCACAAGTTCGTGTGTCTGGAGCATCTCATCTTTCATCGACTGAGTTTTACTTTCGACGTTATCTTCCTCAGCATGTATGGCATGGAAAGGACAGATGCGACAAAGAGGTGACTCCCTTTGGTATAAAACGCAAGAGGAAGTTCTTTCCAAGGCCATAA
- the LOC113326185 gene encoding putative disease resistance protein RGA3, giving the protein MAMERILANGVSQILNKLVPVVAQEISLAWGVKDELKKVQRTLDMILAVITDAERRQEEEEAVRLWLRSLKDVAFDADDVMDDFTYETLRRDERGNHLKNKLLDFVWFSNNPLGFSFKMAGKVRNINRRLNEITENMNKFQLQSASVNNTSMVHGESSDHRRRRQTASVIIQSEVVGRKDDKNKIIDMITKATASSSSSDVNQSSEKVSIISIVGMGGLGKTTLAQLVYNDELVIKQFDQRIWVCVSTNFDVENIFIKIMESITLDKFDSVSSFDLLVNKVQEKLQGKKFLLVLDDLWNENALQWERLKNSFHVGAQGSKILITTRNIQVENVVKGSDRPYQLKKLQEDECWSIIEKKAFSPGGALKTPNMTNIGKEIANKCSGLSLAAKFLGSLMHSKNEEKDWLSIKESGIWNTQEGQSEIRPVLKLSYDNLSPHLKQCFSYCSIFPKGSEIRREILIHLWMAEGFFEPSSNIVGNERSMEEIGEEFFDSLLWSSFLDGVKKNELDDIVTCKMHDLGRDVVGNRECASANIS; this is encoded by the coding sequence ATGGCAATGGAAAGAATTCTTGCTAATGGTGTATCACAAATCTTGAACAAGTTGGTTCCTGTTGTTGCTCAAGAAATTAGTCTAGCATGgggtgttaaagatgagttgaaaaaggttcaAAGAACATTAGACATGATTCTTGCTGTCATAACCGATGCTGAAAGGAGACAAGAGGAGGAGGAAGCTGTGAGACTTTGGTTGAGATCGCTTAAAGACGTTGCTTTTGACGCTGATGATGTGATGGACGATTTCACCTACGAAACTCTGCGCCGGGATGAAAGAGGGAACCACTTGAAGAATAAGTTACTCGATTTCGTTTGGTTTTCCAACAACCCACTTGGTTTTTCTTTCAAAATGGCTGGTAAAGTCAGAAATATTAACCGACGATTAAATGAAATTACTGAAAATATGAACAAGTTTCAGTTGCAATCTGCATCAGTTAATAATACTTCTATGGTTCATGGTGAGAGTAGTGACCACCGGAGACGTCGGCAAACTGCATCCGTCATCATCCAATCTGAAGTTGTAGGAAGGAAGGATGACAAGAACAAGATCATAGACATGATAACAAAGGCGactgcatcatcatcatcgtcagatGTCAATCAATCTTCGGAAAAGGTTTCTATAATCTCTATTGTGGGGATGGGTGGACTTGGGAAGACAACCCTTGCTCAACTCGTGTACAATGACGAGTTGGTAATTAAACAGTTCGATCAAAGAATATGGGTCTGTGTATCTACAAATTTTGATGTGGAAAACATCTTCATAAAAATTATGGAATCCATCACTCTGGATAAGTTCGATAGCGTATCAAGTTTCGATCTATTGGTGAATAAGGTTCAAGAAAAGCTCCAGGGGAAGAAATTCTTGCTAGTGCTTGACGACCTGTGGAACGAGAATGCTCTTCAGTGGGAGAGACTCAAGAATTCATTTCATGTTGGTGCTCAAGGGAGTAAAATATTAATCACTACACGAAACATCCAGGTTGAAAATGTTGTGAAGGGGAGCGATCGtccataccaattgaaaaaattaCAAGAAGATGAGTGTTGGTCTATTATAGAGAAAAAAGCATTTTCTCCCGGTGGAGCATTGAAGACCCCAAACATGACAAACATTGGGAAAGAGATAGCAAACAAGTGTAGTGGTTTATCACTTGCAGCGAAATTCCTTGGAAGTCTAATGCACtcgaaaaatgaagaaaaagattggTTGTCGATTAAAGAAAGTGGCATCTGGAATACACAAGAAGGTCAAAGCGAAATCCGACCGGTATTAAAATTGAGTTATGATAACTTGTCGCCTCATCTGAAACAATGTTTCTCTTATTGCTCCATCTTCCCCAAAGGTTCGGAGATTAGAAGGGAAATTCTTATTCATTTATGGATGGCGGAAGGGTTCTTTGAGCCATCGTCTAATATTGTTGGAAATGAACGATCGATGGAAGAAATTGGAGAAGAATTTTTTGATAGCTTGCTGTGGAGCTCATTTTTGGATGGGGTGAAAAAGAATGAGTTAGATGACATAGTTACGTGCAAGATGCATGATCTTGGACGAGACGTTGTTGGGAATCGTGAATGTGCAAGTGCAAATATAAGTTAG
- the LOC113326186 gene encoding disease resistance protein RGA2-like: MIDYKFSSNKKLRVLYFGRSAKGCPEVTYPAASKIRHLRYFQISGLKLINMHDDESIGKLYNLQTLVLSGCGSVHNVLKNMGSLKNLRFLDISSSDIKKLPDSVTSLSLPEDYGALCQLRSLDLEGTGINVLPDSCSNLHNLEVLHLFHCELPKDVKSFTKLQRFRYTYREKPIMLEGVGKLVRLQGLINAVPDKLINEAECNVGVEELGNLNFLEALDIVNLENVKDPIDAERANLKGKQNLRELGLCWGKREEELSAMWWDQNACNDLQVLQALQPPPGLTTLATSIYWAAPSLDIGGFPCLIELYLNDLFLLEELCPYPHLQLLRIIDCKCLKEIPSFPSLTTLVLVKVDPKLVFSVGRNKTSLTHLWLKNIEELTYFPMNILQSNCNLQLLRIKNCNLFEGFGVNDDENKNDSPKFHGGSIQKLMLQDCPVLKFLPDLQGSTSLQQLTIFNCPQLKKSLTYDLKSLSFLKELYLDFNQREEQRGDPSNMYDLINLMKM, encoded by the exons ATGATTGATTACAAATTCTCAAGTAACAAGAAATTGCGTGTGCTATATTTTGGTCGTAGTGCTAAAGGCTGTCCAGAGGTTACATATCCTGCGGCTAGTAAGATAAGGCATTTAAGGTACTTTCAGATTTCCGGTTTAAAACTTATTAATATGCATGATGATGAATCCATCGGTAAGCTTTACAATTTGCAGACGTTGGTATTAAGTGGGTGTGGCTCTGTCCATAATGTTCTTAAGAACATGGGATCCTTGAAAAATCTCAGGTTCCTTGATATCTCGTCTTCGGATATTAAAAAACTACCTGACTCTGTCACTAGTCTAT CATTACCAGAAGATTATGGAGCATTGTGTCAGTTAAGGTCCCTTGACCTAGAAGGTACTGGAATCAACGTATTACCAGACTCCTGTTCAAACCTTCACAATCTTGAGGTGCTGCATCTTTTCCACTGTGAGCTTCCCAAAGATGTAAAGAGTTTTACAAAACTTCAAAGATTTCGTTACACTTATCGGGAAAAACCAATTATGCTGGAGGGTGTAGGAAAACTAGTTCGCCTTCAAGGTTTGATTAACGCTGTGCCGGATAAACTAATAAATGAAGCTGAATGTAACGTTGGTGTTGAAGAGTTGGGAAACCTAAACTTTCTAGAGGCACTAGATATTGTGAATCTTGAAAACGTGAAAGACCCAATTGATGCTGAGAGAGCAAATTTAAAAGGAAAACAGAATCTTCGTGAATTGGGTCTATGTTGGGGTAAAAGAGAAGAAGAGTTGAGCGCGATGTGGTGGGACCAGAATGCATGTAATGATCTTCAAGTGTTGCAAGCTCTCCAACCTCCTCCTGGTTTGACAACATTGG CTACCAGCATCTATTGGGCAGCTCCCAGTTTAGATATTGGTGGATTTCCTTGCTTAATCGAACTTTATCTTAATGATCTGTTCCTTCTGGAAGAATTGTGTccatatcctcatcttcagctTCTGAGGATTATTGACTGCAAATGTTTGAAGGAAATCCCTTCGTTTCCTTCTTTGACGACATTGGTATTGGTGAAGGTCGACCCCAAGTTAGTATTCTCAGTTGGGAGAAACAAGACATCTCTCACACATCTATGGTTGAAGAATATTGAGGAGCTTACATACTTCCCAATGAACATACTCCAAAGCAATTGTAATCTTCAACTTCTGCGGATAAAAAATTGCAATCTGTTTGAAGGATTTGGTGTAAATGATGATGAGAATAAGAACGACTCCCCTAAATTCCATGGTGGTTCCATTCAGAAATTGATGTTGCAGGACTGCCCAGTTCTTAAGTTTCTGCCAGACTTGCAAGGATCGACTTCTCTTCAGCAATTGACCATCTTCAATTGCCCACaactgaagaaatctttaacATATGATCTGAAATCCCTCTCATTTCTTAAAGAATTGTATCTTGATTTTAATCAAAGAGAAGAGCAGCGAGGCGATCCATCTAATATGTATGACTTGATTAATTTGATGAAGATGTAG